Proteins encoded in a region of the Streptococcus sanguinis genome:
- a CDS encoding hydrolase — protein MKSRKKKLLFLAILALIFLTACSSIINRDGEKIWMSDTEMTELHKKEQKLALYIINHYEDVQKIEFDEFSKGNLWKGDSVSLIVNDTSYIPHVSLDSKDENYNINDSSYTDSTELTFRLKKKEKVTKFKDTGETDVIYSGENAWLTTEEKVKVRNQEEGLALFLLNHYENVEKIEFTKISRKPFGQARYAALLVNDKIKIYTDLDDSYDNYYLSDNPERDGLKAKEKPTNLQSLDSITVIYYTGK, from the coding sequence TTGAAGTCAAGAAAGAAAAAATTATTATTTTTGGCTATACTTGCACTGATTTTTCTGACTGCATGTAGCAGCATAATAAATAGAGATGGTGAAAAAATATGGATGTCAGATACAGAAATGACTGAGCTTCATAAGAAAGAGCAAAAGCTTGCACTTTATATCATTAATCATTATGAAGATGTTCAAAAAATTGAATTTGATGAATTTTCCAAGGGAAATTTATGGAAAGGGGATTCCGTTAGTCTCATAGTAAATGATACCAGTTATATTCCACATGTTTCTTTGGACTCAAAAGATGAAAACTATAATATAAATGATAGCTCTTACACTGATTCGACAGAATTGACTTTTCGTCTGAAAAAGAAAGAGAAGGTCACAAAGTTCAAAGATACGGGTGAGACGGATGTTATTTACTCTGGAGAAAATGCTTGGCTGACGACAGAGGAAAAAGTAAAGGTACGCAACCAGGAAGAGGGGCTGGCTTTATTTTTACTGAATCACTATGAAAATGTTGAAAAAATTGAATTTACAAAGATTTCAAGAAAGCCTTTTGGACAGGCAAGATATGCTGCTTTACTTGTTAATGATAAGATAAAGATTTATACCGACCTAGATGATAGCTATGACAACTATTATTTGTCTGACAATCCTGAAAGAGACGGCCTGAAAGCTAAAGAGAAACCAACAAATTTGCAAAGTCTAGATAGTATTACTGTTATCTATTATACGGGGAAATGA
- the pyk gene encoding pyruvate kinase, which translates to MNKRVKIVATLGPAVEIRGGKKFGDDGYWGEKLDVEASAQNIAKLIEAGANTFRFNFSHGDHAEQGERMATVKRAEEIAGQKVGFLLDTKGPEIRTELFEGDAKEYSYKTGEKIRVATKQGIKSTREVIALNVAGGLDIYDDVEVGRQVLVDDGKLGLRVVAKDDATREFEVEVENDGIIAKQKGVNIPNTKIPFPALAERDNDDIRFGLEQGINFIAISFVRTAKDVNEVRAICEETGNGHVQLFAKIENQQGIDNLDEIIEAADGIMIARGDMGIEVPFEMVPVYQKMIITKVNAAGKVVITATNMLETMTEKPRATRSEVSDVFNAVIDGTDATMLSGESANGKYPLESVTTMATIDKNAQTLLNEYGRLTTDNFERNSKTEVMASAVKDATNSMDIKLVVTLTKTGHTARLISKYRPNADILAITFDELTQRGLMLNWGVIPVTTNTPSNTDDMFDIAEKIAVEQGLVESGDDIVIVAGVPLGEAVRTNTMRIRTVR; encoded by the coding sequence ATGAATAAACGTGTAAAAATCGTTGCAACATTAGGTCCTGCGGTAGAAATCCGCGGTGGTAAAAAATTCGGTGATGACGGATATTGGGGAGAAAAGCTGGATGTTGAAGCATCAGCTCAAAACATTGCTAAGTTGATTGAAGCTGGCGCAAACACATTCCGTTTCAACTTCTCACACGGTGACCATGCTGAGCAAGGAGAGCGCATGGCAACTGTTAAGCGTGCAGAAGAAATTGCCGGTCAAAAAGTTGGTTTCCTTCTTGATACAAAAGGACCAGAAATTCGTACAGAATTGTTCGAAGGCGATGCAAAAGAGTATTCATACAAGACTGGTGAAAAAATCCGTGTTGCTACTAAGCAAGGTATCAAATCTACTCGTGAAGTAATTGCTTTGAACGTTGCTGGTGGATTGGACATCTACGATGATGTTGAAGTTGGCCGTCAAGTATTGGTTGACGATGGTAAACTTGGTCTTCGTGTTGTCGCTAAAGACGATGCTACTCGTGAATTTGAAGTAGAAGTTGAAAACGACGGCATCATTGCTAAGCAAAAAGGTGTGAACATTCCTAACACTAAGATTCCTTTCCCAGCGCTTGCTGAGCGTGACAATGACGATATCCGCTTTGGTCTTGAGCAAGGAATTAACTTCATCGCGATTTCATTTGTACGTACTGCAAAAGACGTCAACGAAGTTCGTGCAATCTGTGAAGAAACTGGTAATGGCCATGTTCAATTGTTCGCGAAAATCGAAAACCAACAAGGTATCGATAACTTGGACGAAATTATTGAAGCTGCTGACGGTATCATGATTGCCCGTGGTGACATGGGTATCGAAGTACCATTCGAAATGGTTCCAGTTTACCAAAAGATGATCATCACTAAGGTAAATGCAGCTGGTAAAGTGGTTATCACAGCAACTAACATGCTTGAAACCATGACAGAAAAACCACGTGCAACTCGTTCAGAAGTATCAGACGTATTTAACGCTGTTATTGACGGAACTGATGCAACTATGCTTTCAGGTGAGTCTGCAAACGGTAAATACCCACTTGAGTCAGTAACAACAATGGCTACTATCGATAAGAATGCTCAAACCCTTCTTAATGAATATGGCCGTTTGACAACTGATAACTTTGAGCGCAACTCTAAGACTGAAGTTATGGCTTCAGCAGTTAAAGATGCTACAAACTCAATGGATATCAAGTTGGTAGTTACCCTTACTAAGACTGGTCACACAGCTCGTTTGATTTCTAAATACCGTCCAAATGCTGATATCTTGGCTATCACTTTTGACGAATTGACTCAACGCGGTCTTATGCTGAACTGGGGTGTAATTCCAGTGACTACAAACACTCCATCTAACACAGATGATATGTTTGACATCGCTGAGAAGATTGCAGTTGAGCAAGGCTTGGTTGAATCTGGTGATGATATCGTTATCGTTGCTGGTGTGCCGCTTGGTGAAGCAGTTCGTACCAACACAATGCGTATCCGTACAGTACGTTAA
- a CDS encoding O-acetylhomoserine aminocarboxypropyltransferase/cysteine synthase family protein yields MTREFKFETLQLHAGQTVDPTTKSRALPIYQTTSYVFDDTQEGEDLFALRKPGNIYTRITNPTLSAFEERIAALEGGVGALATASGMAAVTYTILALAHAGDHVVAASTIYGGTFNLLKETLPRYGITTTFVDIENLAEVEEAIQDNTKLVLIESLGNPLINIPDFDALAELVHAHKIPLISDNTFATPYLINVFSHGVDIAMHSATKFIGGHGTSIGGVIVDSGRFDWEASGKFPQFVDPDPSYHDISYTRDVGAAAFVTAVRTQLLRDTGAAMSPFNAFLFLQGLETLSLRVERHVSNAEKIVEFLAGHPKVEKVNYPKLADSPYHALAEKYFPIGVGSIFTFNVKGGEKEARKVIDSLEIFSDLANVADAKSLVVHPATTTHGQMSPEAQLAAGITPNQIRLSIGLENVDDLIEDLRIALESI; encoded by the coding sequence ATGACACGTGAATTTAAATTTGAAACCCTGCAACTTCATGCCGGACAAACAGTGGACCCGACAACAAAGTCGCGCGCTCTGCCTATTTACCAGACAACTTCCTATGTGTTTGACGATACTCAAGAGGGAGAAGATCTCTTTGCCCTGCGCAAACCGGGAAATATCTACACTCGGATTACCAATCCGACCCTGTCTGCTTTTGAGGAGCGGATTGCGGCTTTGGAAGGTGGAGTTGGAGCTCTAGCGACAGCTTCTGGTATGGCAGCTGTTACCTACACCATTCTAGCTTTGGCCCATGCTGGCGACCATGTAGTAGCAGCCTCTACCATCTACGGTGGCACCTTTAATCTGCTCAAGGAAACCCTGCCTCGCTATGGCATTACCACGACTTTTGTGGATATTGAAAATCTAGCTGAAGTAGAAGAAGCTATTCAGGACAATACAAAGTTGGTTCTGATTGAAAGTTTGGGCAATCCTTTGATAAATATTCCTGACTTTGATGCTTTGGCAGAGCTGGTTCATGCTCACAAGATTCCGCTGATTTCTGACAATACCTTTGCTACCCCATATCTAATCAATGTTTTTTCTCATGGTGTGGACATTGCGATGCATTCTGCGACCAAGTTTATCGGCGGTCATGGAACCAGCATCGGTGGCGTAATTGTGGACAGCGGTCGTTTCGACTGGGAAGCTTCTGGCAAGTTTCCGCAGTTTGTAGACCCAGACCCGAGCTATCATGATATCAGTTATACGCGCGATGTCGGAGCAGCAGCCTTTGTCACTGCTGTCCGGACCCAGCTCTTGCGAGATACGGGTGCAGCCATGTCTCCCTTCAATGCTTTTCTCTTCCTGCAGGGGTTGGAAACACTCTCTTTGCGTGTAGAGCGCCATGTGTCCAATGCCGAGAAGATTGTGGAATTCTTAGCAGGGCATCCTAAGGTTGAGAAGGTCAATTATCCCAAGCTTGCTGACAGTCCTTATCATGCTTTGGCAGAAAAATATTTCCCTATAGGCGTAGGCTCTATCTTTACCTTTAATGTCAAAGGTGGGGAGAAAGAAGCTCGTAAGGTTATTGACAGCTTGGAGATTTTCTCTGACTTGGCAAATGTAGCAGATGCTAAATCCCTGGTCGTCCATCCAGCTACGACGACTCACGGTCAGATGTCGCCAGAGGCTCAGCTGGCAGCAGGCATTACACCAAATCAAATCCGACTCTCTATCGGCTTGGAAAATGTGGATGACTTGATTGAGGATTTGAGAATCGCCTTGGAATCTATCTAA
- the pcrA gene encoding DNA helicase PcrA, with translation MHPLLNGMNDRQAEAVQTTEGPLLIMAGAGSGKTRVLTHRIAYLIDEKMVNPWNILAITFTNKAAREMRERAEKLKTEAQDCLIATFHSMCVRILRREADHIGYNRNFTIVDPGEQRTLMKRILKNLNLDPKKWNERAILGTISNAKNDLIDEVAYANLAGDMYTEIVAKCYTAYQKELRQSEAMDFDDLIMLTIRLFDQNPDVLTYYQQRYQYIHVDEYQDTNHAQYQLVKLLASRFKNICVVGDADQSIYGWRGADMQNILDFEKDYPEAKVVLLEENYRSTKTILQAANEVIRNNRNRRPKNLWTQNEDGEEIVYYRAKDEKDEALFVARSISQLSREGYSYKDFAVLYRTSAQSRTVEEALLKANISYAMVGGTQFYSRKEIRDVISYLNLIANPSDNISYERVVNEPKRGVGPGTVEKIRDFASSQEMSLLDASANILLSPVKGKAAQAVYDFANMLRDLRERLDNYTVTELVEAVLEKTGYSAALAAQTTLESQARIENIEEFLSVTKNFDESPDNPADETGLDKLSRFLNDLALIADTDDGDQESSEVTLMTLHAAKGLEFPVVFLVGMEENVFPLSRASEDEDELEEERRLAYVGITRAEKILYLTNANSRMLYGKTNYNQPTRFLREISSDLLDYQGLARPANSSFKVSYTNSDTSQFGQGMSLAQALQERKRQAAPSSISTGSLPFGKSSQSQPSKPEVAWAIGDIAHHKKWGDGTVLAVSGSGNSQELKINFPEVGLKKVLASIAPIEKKS, from the coding sequence ATGCATCCTTTATTAAACGGTATGAATGACCGTCAGGCTGAGGCGGTTCAGACAACAGAAGGGCCTTTGCTGATTATGGCGGGAGCTGGATCGGGTAAGACCCGTGTCCTGACCCACCGCATTGCCTATTTGATTGATGAGAAGATGGTCAATCCTTGGAATATCTTAGCTATTACCTTTACCAATAAGGCGGCGAGGGAGATGAGAGAACGGGCTGAAAAACTTAAAACTGAGGCCCAAGATTGCTTAATCGCTACCTTCCACTCCATGTGTGTGCGCATCCTGCGGCGAGAAGCAGATCATATTGGCTACAACCGCAACTTCACCATCGTTGATCCGGGTGAGCAGCGGACTCTGATGAAGCGAATTCTTAAAAATCTCAATCTAGATCCCAAAAAGTGGAATGAGCGCGCCATTCTGGGGACTATTTCCAATGCTAAGAACGACCTGATTGATGAGGTAGCCTATGCGAATCTAGCTGGTGATATGTATACAGAGATTGTGGCCAAGTGCTATACGGCCTATCAAAAGGAATTGCGCCAGTCTGAGGCCATGGATTTTGATGATTTGATTATGCTGACGATACGGCTTTTTGACCAGAATCCAGATGTCCTGACCTACTACCAGCAACGCTACCAGTACATTCATGTGGACGAGTATCAAGATACCAACCATGCCCAATACCAGCTGGTCAAGCTCTTGGCTTCCCGCTTTAAGAATATCTGCGTGGTCGGAGATGCTGACCAGTCTATCTATGGCTGGCGGGGAGCCGATATGCAGAATATTCTGGACTTTGAAAAGGATTATCCTGAAGCTAAGGTAGTCTTGCTTGAGGAAAACTATCGCTCTACTAAGACCATTCTTCAGGCGGCTAATGAAGTCATCCGAAACAACCGCAATCGCCGTCCTAAAAATCTCTGGACTCAAAACGAAGACGGTGAGGAAATTGTCTACTATCGGGCTAAAGACGAGAAGGACGAGGCCCTCTTTGTCGCTCGGAGCATTTCTCAGCTGAGTCGAGAAGGATATAGTTACAAGGATTTTGCAGTCCTTTACCGAACAAGTGCCCAGTCACGGACAGTGGAAGAAGCCCTGCTCAAGGCCAATATTTCCTATGCCATGGTAGGAGGAACCCAGTTCTACAGCCGTAAGGAAATACGCGATGTTATTTCTTATCTCAATCTCATCGCCAATCCTAGCGACAATATCAGCTATGAGCGCGTGGTCAATGAGCCTAAGCGTGGTGTCGGTCCAGGAACGGTGGAGAAAATTCGGGATTTTGCGTCCAGTCAGGAAATGTCTTTACTGGATGCGTCGGCCAATATCCTGCTGTCACCTGTCAAGGGCAAGGCGGCTCAGGCGGTCTATGATTTTGCCAATATGCTTCGGGATTTGCGGGAGCGTTTGGATAATTATACAGTGACGGAGCTGGTAGAAGCCGTATTGGAAAAGACAGGCTATTCTGCGGCCTTGGCAGCCCAGACGACCTTGGAAAGCCAAGCACGGATTGAAAATATCGAAGAATTCCTGTCTGTGACCAAGAACTTTGACGAAAGTCCAGATAATCCTGCTGATGAGACTGGTCTGGATAAGCTCAGCCGCTTCCTCAATGACTTAGCCTTGATAGCGGACACAGATGACGGAGATCAGGAGAGTTCTGAAGTGACTTTGATGACCCTTCACGCGGCTAAGGGATTGGAATTTCCAGTCGTCTTTCTGGTTGGAATGGAGGAAAATGTCTTTCCTCTTAGCCGGGCATCTGAAGATGAAGATGAGTTGGAAGAGGAGCGGCGCCTGGCCTATGTCGGTATCACCCGAGCAGAGAAGATTCTCTATCTAACCAACGCTAATTCCCGTATGCTTTATGGTAAAACCAACTATAATCAACCTACTCGTTTCTTGAGAGAAATCAGCTCAGACTTGCTAGACTATCAAGGCCTGGCTCGACCGGCAAATAGCTCCTTTAAGGTCAGTTATACCAATAGTGATACCAGTCAATTCGGTCAAGGCATGAGTCTAGCACAGGCTCTACAAGAGCGGAAGCGTCAGGCGGCACCAAGTTCGATTTCTACAGGCAGTCTGCCTTTTGGAAAGAGCAGTCAGAGCCAGCCATCTAAGCCAGAAGTTGCTTGGGCTATCGGAGATATTGCCCACCATAAGAAATGGGGCGATGGGACAGTTCTAGCAGTCTCTGGCAGCGGCAACAGCCAAGAGCTCAAGATTAATTTCCCAGAAGTCGGTCTGAAGAAAGTGCTGGCCAGCATAGCACCGATTGAGAAAAAATCATGA
- a CDS encoding cation diffusion facilitator family transporter — MKNPSNNLKLAERGAILSIATYLILSAVKIIAGSTLQSSSLTADGFNNVSDIVANIAVLIGLRMARKPADRDHRFGHWKIEDLASLITSFIMFFVGFDVLIETIQKIISNQETKLDPIGAVVGILSAIIMLGVYFYNKTLAKKAHSKALDAAAKDNLSDAVTSIGTSVAIIASAFNFPIVDKLAAIIITFFILKTAYDIFMESSFSLSDGFDESLLQDYKQAILEIPKITQVKSQRGRTYGSNIYLDIILEMNPDLSVFESHEIADQVEDMLMERFGVFDIDIHIEPAPIPEDERLENLYPNLLMREQLVEQGSQLDTLLSAEFLYISQDGRQLNKAEFQVERASKTPIKNFELLSVSQKTKLIRYEMDGVIHTSLWRRHEVWQNIFHQETRKNQSDD; from the coding sequence ATGAAAAATCCTAGTAACAATCTGAAGCTAGCGGAGAGAGGAGCCATCCTTTCCATCGCTACCTATCTAATTCTCTCAGCGGTCAAGATTATCGCAGGCTCGACCCTACAGTCCTCCAGTCTGACGGCCGATGGCTTCAACAACGTCTCTGATATCGTGGCTAATATCGCCGTTTTAATTGGCCTACGTATGGCCAGAAAACCAGCCGACCGTGACCATCGCTTTGGCCACTGGAAGATAGAAGATCTGGCCAGTCTCATCACATCTTTTATCATGTTTTTCGTTGGATTTGATGTCCTGATTGAGACCATTCAGAAAATAATCTCCAACCAAGAAACCAAGCTTGATCCTATTGGTGCTGTGGTCGGAATCCTCTCGGCTATCATTATGTTGGGTGTTTATTTTTACAATAAAACACTGGCTAAAAAAGCTCACTCTAAGGCTCTGGATGCTGCAGCCAAGGATAACTTGTCAGACGCTGTGACTTCAATCGGCACTTCAGTTGCTATCATTGCCAGCGCCTTTAACTTTCCAATCGTTGATAAGCTGGCAGCCATTATCATTACCTTCTTCATCCTCAAGACAGCCTATGATATCTTTATGGAATCTTCCTTCAGCCTGTCCGACGGATTTGATGAAAGCCTGCTCCAAGACTATAAGCAAGCTATCCTGGAAATTCCTAAAATCACTCAGGTCAAGTCACAGCGCGGCCGGACCTATGGCAGTAATATCTATCTGGATATTATCTTGGAAATGAACCCAGATTTATCTGTTTTTGAAAGCCATGAGATTGCGGACCAAGTTGAGGATATGTTGATGGAGCGCTTTGGGGTCTTTGACATTGACATTCATATCGAGCCCGCTCCCATTCCTGAAGATGAGAGATTGGAAAATCTTTACCCAAACTTGCTCATGCGTGAGCAGCTCGTGGAGCAAGGCAGCCAACTGGATACGCTTCTGTCAGCAGAATTTCTCTATATTTCCCAAGATGGCCGACAGCTGAACAAGGCTGAATTTCAGGTAGAAAGAGCCTCAAAAACACCTATCAAAAACTTTGAACTGCTTTCTGTCAGCCAGAAAACCAAGCTCATCCGCTATGAAATGGACGGTGTCATCCATACCAGCCTCTGGCGCCGCCACGAAGTATGGCAAAACATCTTTCACCAAGAGACACGAAAAAACCAGTCTGATGACTAA
- the pfkA gene encoding 6-phosphofructokinase translates to MKRIAVLTSGGDAPGMNAAIRAVVRKAISEGMEVYGIYDGYAGMVAGEIYPLDATSVGDIISRGGTFLHSARYPEFAHVEGQLKGIEQLKKHGIEGVVVIGGDGSYHGAMRLTEHGFPAVGVPGTIDNDIVGTDFTIGFDTAVTTAMDAIDKIRDTSSSHRRTFVIEVMGRNAGDIALWAGIASGADEIIVPEEGFKMEEVVESIKSGYAKGKKHNIIVLAEGVMSADEFAEKLKEAGDMSDLRVTELGHIQRGGSPTARDRVLASRMGAHAVKLLKAGIGGVAVGIRNEQMVESPILGTAEEGALFSLTAEGKIVVNNPHKADLGLADLNRSINI, encoded by the coding sequence ATGAAACGTATTGCTGTTTTGACTAGTGGTGGTGATGCCCCAGGTATGAATGCTGCCATCCGTGCAGTTGTTCGTAAAGCAATTTCCGAAGGAATGGAAGTTTACGGGATTTATGATGGTTACGCTGGAATGGTAGCTGGCGAGATTTACCCACTTGATGCGACATCAGTTGGTGACATTATTTCTCGCGGTGGAACCTTCCTTCACTCTGCTCGTTATCCTGAATTTGCCCACGTTGAAGGGCAGCTGAAAGGGATTGAGCAGCTTAAAAAACATGGAATTGAAGGTGTCGTTGTTATCGGTGGAGATGGATCTTACCACGGTGCTATGCGCTTGACAGAGCACGGTTTCCCAGCTGTCGGTGTTCCAGGAACCATTGACAATGATATCGTCGGAACAGACTTCACTATCGGTTTTGATACAGCTGTTACTACAGCTATGGATGCGATTGACAAGATTCGGGATACCTCATCCAGTCACCGCCGTACTTTCGTTATCGAAGTAATGGGACGTAATGCTGGTGATATTGCTCTCTGGGCAGGTATTGCATCTGGTGCGGACGAAATCATCGTTCCTGAAGAAGGTTTCAAGATGGAAGAAGTTGTTGAAAGCATTAAGAGTGGCTATGCCAAGGGTAAGAAGCACAACATCATCGTCTTGGCTGAGGGTGTCATGTCAGCGGATGAATTTGCTGAAAAGCTGAAAGAAGCTGGAGATATGAGCGATTTGCGTGTCACAGAGCTCGGACATATCCAGCGTGGAGGCTCACCAACTGCGCGTGACCGTGTTCTTGCATCTCGTATGGGAGCTCATGCTGTTAAACTGCTTAAAGCAGGTATCGGTGGAGTTGCTGTTGGAATCCGCAATGAGCAGATGGTTGAAAGCCCAATCCTAGGAACTGCTGAAGAAGGAGCACTCTTTAGCTTGACTGCTGAAGGTAAGATTGTCGTCAATAACCCGCACAAGGCTGATCTGGGCTTGGCTGATTTGAACCGCAGCATCAATATTTAA
- the lepB gene encoding signal peptidase I yields the protein MLKRDLLRNVIIFSVLAAIIIGLRVFIYTPYRVTEQDSNAYVAKNDLVLATRKQDIKRGDFVLYEVDGKDYVGRVIAQEKDQVTYMDDLLYLNGQVMSEEYIEKMREKYLASAGSSGYYTHDFSIMDLKDSKSDKITKDSYLILNDRRENTKDSREFGLIKASQIKGVVEFRLSPLNEFGFIKNK from the coding sequence ATGTTAAAGAGAGATTTATTAAGAAATGTCATTATTTTTTCAGTTCTAGCAGCTATCATTATAGGGTTGAGAGTTTTTATTTATACGCCTTATCGGGTGACTGAACAAGACAGCAATGCTTATGTGGCAAAGAATGACTTGGTCTTGGCGACGAGAAAGCAAGACATCAAGCGTGGAGACTTTGTCCTCTATGAAGTGGACGGTAAAGACTATGTCGGCCGGGTCATTGCCCAAGAAAAAGATCAGGTAACCTATATGGATGATCTCCTTTACCTGAACGGCCAGGTCATGTCGGAAGAATACATTGAGAAAATGCGCGAGAAATATTTGGCTTCAGCAGGAAGTTCGGGTTACTATACTCATGATTTCTCTATTATGGATTTAAAAGACTCAAAGTCTGATAAAATTACTAAAGATTCTTATCTGATTCTTAATGACCGACGTGAAAATACCAAGGACAGCCGAGAATTTGGACTCATCAAAGCCAGTCAAATCAAGGGAGTGGTGGAGTTCCGACTCTCACCTCTTAATGAATTTGGTTTTATTAAAAATAAGTAA
- a CDS encoding NUDIX hydrolase has protein sequence MMRQSIEAWIYHPEDREILLLKVENEKVSFWQPITGGIESGESPEEACLREIKEETGLLLACPNLTSLGDFTVKIDENLSIHKNLFLVLTEQKEIQISDEHVGAQWVALDKVSSQLYWPSNQATFEMISEKL, from the coding sequence ATGATGAGGCAGTCAATTGAAGCCTGGATCTATCATCCAGAGGATAGGGAAATCTTGCTCTTGAAAGTGGAGAATGAGAAAGTTTCCTTTTGGCAGCCCATTACTGGTGGGATTGAGAGTGGCGAGAGCCCAGAAGAGGCTTGTCTTCGTGAAATAAAGGAAGAGACCGGCTTGCTCTTAGCTTGTCCAAATTTGACTAGTCTTGGAGATTTTACGGTAAAGATTGATGAAAATCTGTCCATCCACAAAAATCTCTTTCTAGTTCTGACTGAACAGAAAGAAATCCAGATTTCTGATGAGCATGTAGGAGCTCAGTGGGTAGCTTTAGACAAAGTTTCGTCGCAGTTGTACTGGCCCAGCAATCAAGCGACTTTTGAGATGATATCTGAGAAGCTATAA